The Streptomyces racemochromogenes DNA segment GGTGGGTCACCTGGGCATCCGCCGGTTCGCTGCGTACGCGGACCCGTTGATCTTCCCGCTCGCGATGCTGCTCACCGGGCTGGGGCTGGTGCTCATCCACCGGCTCGACCAGGGCTACATCGAGCGGTGGAACTCCACGGCCAACGCGCCCGACCAGCTGATGTGGACGGTGGTCGGGGTCGCCGCCTGCATCCTGGTCGTGGCGCTGCTGCGCGACCACCGGCTGCTCCAGCGCTTCATCTACATCACGATGGCCGTCGCGCTGGTGCTGCTGATCGCGCCGGCGTTCTTCGGCGCGGACACGTACGGCGCCAAGCGCTGGATCATCCTGTTCGGCTTCTCGCTCCAGCCCGGCGAGTTCGTGAAGATCATGATCGCGATCTTCTTCGCGGGCTACCTGGTCATCCACCGCGATTCGCTGGCCCTGACGGGGCGCAGGTTCCTGGGCATGCGGCTGCCGCCGATGCGGCAGCTCGGGCCGATCATCACGGTGTGGATCATCTCGCTGCTCGTCCTCGTCTTCGAGCGCGACCTCGGCACGTCCCTGATCTTCTTCGGCGTCTTCGTGGTGATGCTGTACGTGGCCACCGAGCGCACCAGCTGGATCGTCTGCGGCCTGCTGATGGCCGCCGTGGGCGCGTTCGTGGTCGGCTCGACGGAACCCCACGTCAAGGCCCGCGTCGCCGCCTGGCTGAACCCCCTGGCCATCTACTCCCCGAACCCCCCGCAGGGCCTCAACTCCGAGCAGTCCGCGCAGGCGCTGTTCAGCTTCGGCACCGGCGGCGTCTCGGGCACCGGTCTCGGGATGGGACACCCCGAGCTGATCAAGTTCGCGGGGCGCAGCGACTTCATCCTGACGACGGTGGGCGAGGAGCTCGGCCTGGCCGGGGTGATGGCCGTACTGATCATCTACGCCCTGCTCGTACAGCGGGGCCTGCGCATGGCGCTGGCCGCGCGGGACCCGTTCGGCAAGCTGCTGGCGGTGGGCCTGGCGGCGGCGCTGGCGCTCCAGGTCTTCGTGGTCGCCGGCGGCGTGACGGGCCTGATCCCCCTGACCGGCAAGGCCCTCCCCTTCCTGGCGAAGGGCGGCTCGTCACTGCTGGCCAACTGGATCATGA contains these protein-coding regions:
- a CDS encoding FtsW/RodA/SpoVE family cell cycle protein; its protein translation is MRGLRPLTMAGARRRTEALLLLLVIGIAVFGHVSAGLAMNGELPQHLTSFVISMTLLSLVGHLGIRRFAAYADPLIFPLAMLLTGLGLVLIHRLDQGYIERWNSTANAPDQLMWTVVGVAACILVVALLRDHRLLQRFIYITMAVALVLLIAPAFFGADTYGAKRWIILFGFSLQPGEFVKIMIAIFFAGYLVIHRDSLALTGRRFLGMRLPPMRQLGPIITVWIISLLVLVFERDLGTSLIFFGVFVVMLYVATERTSWIVCGLLMAAVGAFVVGSTEPHVKARVAAWLNPLAIYSPNPPQGLNSEQSAQALFSFGTGGVSGTGLGMGHPELIKFAGRSDFILTTVGEELGLAGVMAVLIIYALLVQRGLRMALAARDPFGKLLAVGLAAALALQVFVVAGGVTGLIPLTGKALPFLAKGGSSLLANWIMIALLLRISDSAERQREADAMGPAETTITPVVAGAGAGLR